The sequence ACCATGTCTGttcagtgtctcactcagtgtgtcaaatattaatttgcacggcccacttagccagtacattaaagtaggaattgcgtaattaagttcaacataatatattatttaagtcgcggttgagtattcggacgttaaacatgagtttgtggaagtttaagtaatagaactgaggtaatgatgtttataataaaactcagtgctagattttcgacaacgcagcaatttccaaaaaaaaccgtcgaaaaaaatcaccatgacgacgaagcaatgtttagaattgaatttacataaataaaaggttgcaagcacgtgttttgtatttacatagggttacacagaattacttaaggtaaattcaaaactgatgcatgtgtataattttgtcctataattaaattatatatggtcaccacattagacaaggacaccgcgaccaaaaagtattctctttcgagaccgatttctcggcattagacagcactccagttgtaggtacataTTAACTCCATGACAATAACAAAATGGTCTTGAATGTAAACAACGTTCAGAGGTGTCATGGTCGTTTTTTTTCTCCCAATTTATCTTGTAATTGTTGTTATGCTACTTTATACTTTACGATACCTTTCACTATAATAAACTTATGTTCATTGGGAAATacaagtacaaaaaataaaataatacgaaaGTTTTCattcaacaaaacaaaacaataaagccGATTTCGTTCTATTTTACAAAATGcaagaaaataacaatttcgaaACAATTATAACTACATGGCGTCGTTTATCTGGCGAACAAGTGGAAACAGCGAGCGTAAGGTGAATTTTAGTCGATCCTCCTTGTATAAAACCAATTTAAAtgtcattaaaacaaacattatttagGCTATGTAGACACTGCAGATTCGGCTAATAAATTTTCACATAGTACTTGTGAAATCAGTTaccattttaaataatgtagGTAACAATTTAAATAGTATGTTTTAAATCCAATATTTTACTTGTTTTACATAGCATGTCTGGAGATTCGGAACCTTACAAAAAAAGGGAGCAAGAGGTGGGTTTATTGTTACCAGAGCGTTCAAAGGGACCTGCACCTGTGACATCTAGTACAAGTGTTGCTGTAGCTGATGCCGCTTTAGATACCAAGGATCTTGAGAACATTGATGAGAATCAGGAATTTATCAAATCTGATAAAGATGCTAAAGTAAGTTTTTTGTTCTTGTTTAACTTACACTAACATTGATCATTCTACAATATTATcgagtttataaataattttcatatatgtatttatcATTGACATTGCTCTTTGAAAATATTGGATAAAACAGTAAGACAGAGGAGTGAAAtaatcctaattttttttatcttaggcttaattttattggaaaaaatttaaatgaggaAGTCGTTTACTGCAACTCATTTAATAGTGTTGTGAACAGAATAAGAAATAATTGATCATCAGAACTGGTAACTGTTCATAGTGAATTCTGTTGCCACATCTTGAGGCTTTGGCTAGTCAGAGAGAATTTTTACCCTATGaatcaaaataaatgaatataaatagaCTTCTGCCAAATAGTAAATAGACTTCTTCTGTAAATAGACTTctacaaaatacaatttttcacCCATAAtccaatttcatatttttattgcctcaaAAGTATGAGGTCATAGTTTAAAAAGTAGTAacttgtattattataatttctggGTTGATTTAGCAAAGAATCATGaactttgtattaaaaaaattgctttaaaatataatgtaatgataaattgttaattaatattattaactatGCATTTTTTATAAGGATGGCAGAGGAGATGCAAACGAAAAATACtctgaaaacagtgatgattaCCTTGAAAACAAAGAATTACACAATAAATCTCCAGAAGCCAAGTATGAAAAAGAATCAGGTGATAAAGTCGATAGTGTTTATCTTCGACCATCACAACAAAAAACTCTATCACCAccaatagaagaagaagaagattgcgGAATCAAATGTCTTTATTACACTCTACAATGCTGTGACTGTGTTTTGATGtgatcaataaaatatttacatccaAGCATTGAAATCCAATCTGCATTTACCTTTTtgtcatatttattatattatagtgtaATGATAATCTTACACAATACTCATTATTATAATGTTACTTATATTGGCAGTTAAATTTCATTGTATTGTTTAAATTCAGTAGCAAAGTGTTAATAAAATCAACCTGGTTAGTCTTTCAACCAccatttcataattaaatttgtaatgaaATTTGACATTGAATTAAACTAAAATGTTTGTTATTGAACCCTGGTGGAATTCTCTGGTATGTATTATGTTATGCTTTGAATGTTATTTCAGCTGATACTTTAAGGACAAACATATACACAATGTATATTTCTTGGAATATATTTATAACCATTTTGTGCCAAAATTAATGTAAAGTAACAGAGCCTTTAAACTGTTATTATATGCTATAATTTACAATACGAATTTAAGAGACATTAACAATactatattttttgaaaaacatatacaaaatatatttttgcattCCATGACGATGAGTCAATCCATGTGATAATgagatattatatttttgtataactTTACTTACAATATTAGATATTAGAAGATAGCTATGGATTAGACTTAGATTAAGAAATATTATAGCTTGATCTGAATTGTATTAAACAGTGAATAGTGAGAAGCTTTTTATGAAGTTCTCAAGTTTAGATTAGCATGTTTGGAGTATGAGGGACGAAATTTTTTCTCAACagtattgaaatgattttttgtttagttcactatACTTAGTATAACGCATGAAtgcaaagtttttttaaaagtatatacatatttttaaatgttgaatACATGTTATACCTAATGTTAAGTTCACCTGTTAACATTCATActagtttatataatattttactacATTTGTGTAAACCTCATTagctttattttctttaatattcaaattagtatttttctttttgttagtaGTCTGTATTATTAAGACAAAGGACTATACTACGTGTTTTGTAgaatgtagtttaaatatttctatttttacatttaaggACTGAAATTAAAGAAGTCAGATAACCATAtgcttgttttctttattttccatttaaatCCATAGTcgaaatattttataactaaacTACTTAATAAATGAAGTGGTAGTTTATATTAGAGATAAAAGCGATTATATAAAAAACCAAACAATGAAATAGTATACTAAGTTATAGTTACAACTAATAGTTTGTGATAATATTATTGCTATTATGGTTACAGTATTAAATCTTCTAAGAAATACTGGAAGGAGCGTAGAATGcttttaacataataaataaaaatataaacaatccaacaaaaaattatttaaacttaCGAACAACAAATAAATGCGAATTTTAATGATCgactaaaatttaattacaaagtatACGATTTGCGTATGTAAGTTAAtagtcattaataaaattaaaaaagtctaCAAACGCTCTTCGTATTTTCactatgtttaatttttattgcaaaataaagtttaatggTTTTAGATTAttgtcctataaataaattcactcaatatattctaataaaaatacaacagGCATCTAAGTCATTTGATAAACATTTACAATGCAAATACAATAATATGCGGTATAAATTGAAGAAACAAACTTGAGAAAATGTAAAGGTCAATTTTGGATtgacttaaaattataatacagacaaataacaactaaaattaaaataatactctACATATATTGAATCTTTACTAAATACAAATGTATacgaaattaattatattaaaatatatatattatgttaaactATCA is a genomic window of Bombyx mori chromosome 1, ASM3026992v2 containing:
- the LOC101742576 gene encoding uncharacterized protein LOC101742576 isoform X3, with amino-acid sequence MYNFMSGDSEPYKKREQEVGLLLPERSKGPAPVTSSTSVAVADAALDTKDLENIDENQEFIKSDKDAKDGRGDANEKYSENSDDYLENKELHNKSPEAKYEKESGDKVDSVYLRPSQQKTLSPPIEEEEDCGIKCLYYTLQCCDCVLM
- the LOC101742576 gene encoding uncharacterized protein LOC101742576 isoform X2 translates to MFNQNISSICMSGDSEPYKKREQEVGLLLPERSKGPAPVTSSTSVAVADAALDTKDLENIDENQEFIKSDKDAKDGRGDANEKYSENSDDYLENKELHNKSPEAKYEKESGDKVDSVYLRPSQQKTLSPPIEEEEDCGIKCLYYTLQCCDCVLM
- the LOC101742576 gene encoding uncharacterized protein LOC101742576 isoform X1 is translated as MQENNNFETIITTWRRLSGEQVETASVSMSGDSEPYKKREQEVGLLLPERSKGPAPVTSSTSVAVADAALDTKDLENIDENQEFIKSDKDAKDGRGDANEKYSENSDDYLENKELHNKSPEAKYEKESGDKVDSVYLRPSQQKTLSPPIEEEEDCGIKCLYYTLQCCDCVLM